GTCATCTATCACAGGGGTCGAAACCGCAGCGTTAAATCAATAGCGGCCCCCGGGAGCGATGAAAGCAGAGCGTGGATCCGCCACGGTAAAAAGGGCTGCAGTCTCTCGGCCATCCATCAACAAGTCCACGGTCCACCCGAAACACCGCACCGACGCAAAGCCCCCAAAAACGCGCAGTTCCAGGTCGGCGAGTCTAAACAGCGCTACTAGTTAAAAAACAAGCCGGTACTCTGATGTGAACGGAGCGGGATGCTGCCGTGCGTAAGAGCAGCAACATGccgccgagagagagagagagagagagagagagagagagagagagagagagagagagagagtagctgCTGCGTAGGAGCGATTTACTCGAGCCTAtctgagagaggaaaatgattGACAAGATacagaacagcagagagagagagagagagagagagagagagagagagagagagagagagcaaccaGCGAGCAGCAAACAGCCGCACCATGTTgctcttgttgctgctgctgctgctgctgatgatgataatgatgatggtaatggggctgatgatgatggggttgatgatgatgatgatgatgatgatgatgatgatggtgatgatgatgattattgtaGTGGTGATGGTGACACCCAACCTCTGTCATGAGAACAACACATCTGGAGAGGACACATCTGGCCGACACGCTGACTCGCACACCCCCCATGCATCCCTCCTCCTGAcagacacgcatgcacacacacacacacacacacacacacacacacacacacacacacacacacacacacacacacacaaatacgcacgcacgcacgcacacgcgcacctCCGGATGGTGTATTCTATCCGGTCTGTATTCACACGCGCGCCCCCGGCCCCCCAGCAGTGATGCGGCTCAGTGCGGGCAGTGCGGGTTACTCACCCTGGGTGCTGTCGCCGCCGGTCCCCGTCCGATCGCGTGTCCTGCCGTGTGATTTAACGGGAGAGAGGGCGAGCCGTGGGCGCATCCAGCCTCCACCAGCGCCATCCAGCGCTGCGGTCGCGGCACGCCGCTCTCGCGATACCAGGCCATTTTCCAGCTCTccgtgtgtgagcgtgtgacgTCGAGTTTAATGGGCAATTTGTCCGGCGCGATGTCGCCGCCTTCTGGACGCGAGGTGGAAAGAGGCAGGGGATAGTAATGATGTCATCCCGTCAAGCTGACCGGCCTTGCATGTTTCAGCAACGtcccagagagagagcaaacctctctctctctctctctctctctctctctctctctctctctctctctttccttttcactctctctgtctgcctatagtctcacacacacacacagatgtaacCTGCTGTCCTGTCAGCAACACTATTCATGTGCAGGACATCTTTATAATTGTTAACAGATGGAGATGTGCCAACTCTTCGttgactgtcacacacacacacacacacacacacacattttcaaccCCGAAACATCGGCTATTCAGGTGGATCAGGAAGGTCATAGGCACCTTGTTTAGGCTGGTGGTGATGTTGCAGAAGGGGAAAATTACCCATTGGACATTTGATAAATATTCCAAATTTCTATAGACAAATTGAACTTAAAATTATactctgaaaaaatatttagttAAGCTTGTACATCTGTCATTGCTGCTGTAGTTTCTTGGCCTGGGACTACActgttaaataaaggttaaatataattttaaaaaagtcagtTATATTCCATTCACAATAATGAGCTCCTGGGCCAGTCCATACAATTCCACATAAGAAGCAGGCAGACATTCTGTAAAGGGGAGGTTTATTGCATAAATACATAGGTTTAAAATGCAGAGTTTTAAGAGTGCAGAGTgcttttctatttctattcacACAGGTTTCAAATCGGATCACAGAATGCAAAAATTGGCAATAAGACTGGTTCATAGTCGGGGATGACAGGGCAAGAAAGCACACAGGAGGCCAGCGGGGGGAAGGATTTTGTCCTTTACAATAAGGGCATTTTCAGTTCCATGCAAGTGAATACATTTGAGCACGTGTTCATGGGAGCTTACACATGTCGTCTtggtgtgtctgactgtgtttttCTACGTTATGTGCATGCGTGTTCACAGATCGTCCGTCTCTCCGTCAAAGGGGATGTTGTCCAGGtccatgtggatgtgtgtgctgtCCTCGCTGCACACCCAGCCGATGGGCGTGCGGTTGAAGGAGGGCCGTGAGCGGATGTCGGCCTGCAGGGTGGGCAGGGGCTCCGGCTCCTCGGGGGTCATGTTGAGTTCTGGGAGCTCGAAGGTCAGCATTTTGGAGGCCTTGTCGTAGCCGCCATAAGGCAGTGCCGTCCTGCATGGGGAGGCAGGGAGACCACCCGGCCAATCCCGTCAGTGTTAATTAAACTCTGAGAGTGCAAAAATCAACAGTGCTTCTGGTGGTCCACACCCATTAGAGTCAAACACTTTTAGATAGTTTTGAACAGCTGCCCCAGAGCCATATCAGCtctatgaatgaacaaacaacactCCAATCAACACTTGTCAAGTTAAAATAATTGTGACTGAGCGATCAACACTTGTTAAGACTAGAAATTGTGTTGAGTGCCCTCCAAACTTGGCAATGCAACAGCTTTTACCGTTCGCATTTTGATAGAAggcaaaaaaatacatgtattttcAACACATTCCACAAGATCAGGCTCCCGTAGATTAATCACCCATGTCAAACATAGATTATTCAGTGTTCATTGCTTATACAAACCCATTAGTAATTACCAAGGATGCAGCTGTTCTGACTGGGGGCCACAACAACCATTAACAATAGTGCAGCATAGCTACAGATATCCAGAGTACAAAATGAGATTAAGATAATTCGATTCGTGTTACAGTGGTGATCATAAGCACAGGTGCGTACATTTCAAAAAGCCTTTAATGACATGTGTGTAGTCTGTATATATTCTCCACCACAATCCAGGGTAAAACCATGGAGATGCAGCCGGGAAGGAGGCAGCCTTTCACTGCTGATGAAACAATGCTGGTTGTCATAGCGATGTGTTTTCTACGGCAGCAGGTAAGTGAGGTAATTTCGCTGAGGTTTGTGCTGCTGCTATAATAGTGCTGTTTTACGCTGCCACTATCATCATACTGCTGTTGTAACACAGCTTTTATAATGCCACCGTTCTAACGTCACAGGTATAAAATCACTGTCATTACGGCACTGTGTATACCAGTCTCTTGTATGCAGTATTGTCTGTGGGTGAAGCATTCACCATGTTTGTTCCTGGTTTGTCTAAATAAGTGGTGCAGATGAAAAGCAATTGATGAAAAGCAATATGTATGCAAAAAAATGTCCCTCTTAACAAGTCTAGGTCTGAGGCCGCAAGTCTATTTTTGAGTCAAAAGAGAAGATCTGCCTGAAGGATGAGATCATTTCAGCTGTTTCTAGTTTAATTTGACTTGATGCAAGAAACTCAAAAAAGTCTTGAACCGAGGCGTGTCACTCAACTTGGGAGTGTCTCTTGATTTATTGAAACTCGTGAAAACAAGTGACATATCCATTGATTTTCTTTGAATCGGGATCGTTCATGTCATCTTTCATCATGCATGGATTTTTACAGTAATGCTGCATACAAGAACAAATAACTTGTGAAGGTAGAATTTTTTGCGATGAGTGATACAGAGGAATTACAGTAGACAGGATATCATGCAGCATACAATATGTGTGTACGTTTTTCTGTAAGTTTTATGGGCTTTAAAGTGACTATGATTGCAttcacatgtctgtgtgtgtgtgtgcgtgtgtgtgtgtgtgtgttgtatgtacCTGTTGAAGCTCTTGAAGTGAGGCAGGTCACCGTGGATCAGGATGGGTCCTGGCATACTGGCCCTCATGGTGGCTGTCAGCTCCTCGTTGCCCTTCATGGCCCGTTCCCATGGCGACACGTAGGTGCGAACatactccctcctcctcctctccttctccgcCTGCTCGTCCACCTTCTCCTCCaccactgagagacagagaggcaacaGAGGAGCAAGGAAGGGGAGACCAGAGGgttgaaatgtaaaaagttaacaggaggtgtgtgttgatatgccaaagatggtgatgatgtgtgCCTTTGATAGATAGAAAGAGTCTAAATTATTAACactagaaagagagaaagacagaaagaaagaccaCAAGAaagaagtgtgtttgtgtgtgtgtgtgtgtgtgtgtgtgtgtgtacttaatagtgtgtgttttgtccccACCTTCCTCCTTGGGCATCTCAGGCTTGGGGGGAGGAGTTGGAGGAGACATCAGCAGATTCTGGAGGTTCTGCTGGAAGACGGAAGAGAATACACAGTCTGATcagcacatgaaaacacacactcactcgcgcacacatacacacacacataaacacaaacatgcagaaccCCCTTGGCGCTCAGTCTCACCAGGTTCTCGTTGGTGACGATGAACTTCTCGACTCTCTGCTGCCTCATCTTGAACATCTTGGAGCCCTTGTTCTTGAGCAGCGAAAGCTCCTCCAGCATCACGTCCTTGGGCGTCTTGATCTTGGTGCCCAGGTCGAACTCAGAGGCCTCGGGGTCGGACTCGTCATCTGAgggggggcagaggaggagggaaggaggaggaagaggaggaaagggaaatAAAAGAGGAGACTGAATACAGAATACCAAAGTGGGTGTGCGAGCAGAGGGCCTGTAAGGGAAATGCTCTTGGCTTATCCATTCTAAAACAAATGTATCATGGTAGTGTACAATATCTTGGATCAAAGGGTTCACCCAGTGGCATATTTACTATACTGAAGAGTGATAATAGGAGGAGATGGAAGCCCTTATCCTCATTTATTCTAAGGCCACTGTGAAAACTTGAAATGTATTGGCTGGAGGGGTCAGTTAAAACTGGATTGGTTGGGTTACATTAAACAAACTTCTTTAGCTTATGACAAGGAGTGTATAAAAAGAGGGACATTATGCCAGTGAGGCCAAAAAGCCCATCACTTGGTTTATGCTTTAGTTTCACAGGTTATTATCCTGGCCAGGTGTCAGAATTACTGGTAATTTGTTATATTGTTAACTAGGTCACATTTGACATATTGATTTGGAGCAAACATTATACTCTGTTGTTAAAGTTAGCATGAGCTGGGCTTTATGATTTATGTTTGGCTGTAAGCAGCTGATGGACTCCCTGTGTTTTGAGACCAGAGCCGAGGACGACTGATGCACacgatggggaaaaaaaacacttgttttatgttttacagtGCAGCCAAATCTCTTGTCAAAATTCAGTTATACAGCTGTCGTGACTTCAGTGTTTGTGGCACCGAATGTAAATTTGGAATGCTGTAACAATGATGCACATCCCCACATTAGCTGTTAGGTTAGCTGTTAGCCACCACACCCTCTGAGCCATTTTTAAATCCTGAAAGCGTCCGTAATAGTTACACCATTACTGAGTTAATGCTGACTATTGTGGCATAGATATGTCCCGTATTTGCTGAAATTTGCTGAAAATAACTGACAACGCCTAACGAGGTGTCTCACGCCATGGCAGTGTTTGCCTCCACCTTGCCCATTAATTTCCAATATTGGGAcacatgatttttttgattATTACTTACCTAATTAGCTCATTAGCTCCACTGTCTCACACTGTGGAGTACTGAATGATGTAACTGTCCTGCGTGTTATACAGTCAGCATTTATGCAGAAGTGTGGTGTGGGCGTTAGAGGAAGGGGCACGGGGGGTTATGGTAACATTCCTCCCAGCTGCATATAAAAGAGAGCAGGTGGTTGTGGAGGTCACTAGGCCAAAGCAATATGGCAGAAAAGGGCATTTGGGAATGTCACACAAGGACCTCTAGCAGGAGGCTGGCGTCAACCAGACATTTATAGAGGGAAATCCTTGGCCACCTCTGGTACGGCAAACACCCCCGCaccatgcacgcacacacacacacacacacacacacacacacgcacacatatacacatgcacaatctCTTCCTCCACTCTCTCGGTGTGATGGAGAGATCTGATGGATTTTACTGCTCCACAGAGCTCCTCATAAAACACTCCTCTCATCCACCATACACACTCCGATATCACTCATAACACCTGGAACCGAGCcataggcgcacacacacacacacacacacacacacacacacacacctataaaGCTGGGAGTTGGCATTGGAATGCTGTGGAGAGCTGTTAGCAGTGCCTCGTAAATcagcctgtatgtgtgtgtatgtgtgtgtgagagagagagaaagagggagagagggagagagagagagagagagagagagagagagagagtaattgGGGCTGCTGTGCAGAGTGAACTCTCCCATGGGGATATTGATTAGAGTGTTAATTCAGAAGAATGTGAAACTGGAGCCGGCTGCTGACTTGGAGGAAAttggacagactgacagaggcaggggtggacagacagacagacagacagacagacagatagatagacagacacacagacagaacgacaggcagacaggcaagaTGGATGGAGGGTGGACAAACGGGAGCAAAATAAGAGATAAACAGGATAAGTCCCCGATggactgacagaaaacaaagtggCTGACAGACAAACTGACAGATAGGAAGATGAACAGGCAGAGGGGACTGGCAGAACACTTCCCACACatccatagacacacacagcaagatgAACACACTGGTGGATGGGATATGTAAGCATGTGGACAGACACATCCATTTTGCAGGGGATTGACTGAGGGAatgtgtttcctcagtgttttagAGGAATCTTGGTCGGGCTTCCCCCTGAAAGTCGATGAGTTGAATCATCAATCATAGACCTCCGCAGTTGACTCAGAGGGTAGAgttaaagagtgtgtgtggggttttTTAAATAGTTACTGGGCATTGCAATATGACACTATAACAATATGTATGCTCTTAAGAAAATACTGCAGTTaggaatggaaaaatattacatttttatatccTTTTACAAGTGGTAGATGGGGGATGTATTTTTCTacaacagcagctgctgtttaCAATTAATACACACAAAGAATTTGGTCGTTAACATGAGCAGCTGTAGCCTCCATAGTTGAACAGACAAATAAACGAGCACcacctacagaaaaaaaaaaaaaaagaaaaactcaagaaaatacacagaaaGTGACAGATTGTTTGGTTACCAAGGgatctctgggaaatgcagcacaaacacacagcggtAATGAGcacttagcaccaaagatgtcaccaaattaaaatgaaaaaaaaaaggacaaacattGCATATGATCAGTTTAATGCAGCCATTCTGTTTCAAATAATTGTGaccattattatattttttggtGCCATTAAGGTTGGCGAGCTTGTGATTGGACCGCCACCTGAAAATGACCCACCTCTCTCCAGGATGCCTCGAGCTTGTCAGATATTGTGTTACTGCAtggagcaagtgtgtgtgtgtgtgtgtgtgtgcgtgtgtgtgtacgtgcatgtgcgtgtaCGCTTATTTGATTGCAGCATGATAAGAGCACAAGTAGCGATTTACACCCACACAGTGCCCTTTCCACACGCGCTCAGACTGTGCAGGTAGCAGAAACCAGAGAGTGAGACTTATAATTGGATATGACATTTGCAGCATTGGATGATCAAATCACatgggagagacagaaaggtcTTCGCGGGACGAGGATGAAGAGGACTGACAAAGCGTTGCACGTGTACCATGTGTGTTAATGtaatatttgtttgtattgtgtgtgtatgtgtgtgtgtgtatgtgttatgtgtgtgtcctaccATCCTGGCTGATGTTGGACAGGTCAGTGATGATCTTGTTGGCCTTCTTCCTCTTGTTAGGAGGGACGGGAGTTGTCAGAGGCATTACTGCAGCCTGTTGGGCGAAGCAGAGGAATGATGACTTCATttccaatcacacacacacacacgagataGACAGTAGCTGCAGATCATTAGAAGTATTTGGTAGGGATGGAAGGGATAGGGCTAATGGCGTCAGGACATCAAAGCACTGCGACACATCTTCACCGTAGCGAGTCACTTAGTCTCACATTGACACTTAAAAATCGTATTTTTCTTaacaccagtgggatgagatattcccacttgtttccagtgcagtttcacagcTTCAGGACTTTTttcaaacacataaatatggtgaaacaaagcagaataaggcagatcagcccattagtatcaagaaaatgacactttttttctctctcttgtttaaagaaaaacaagattttgagacCTAACATGAGGTTAAAGGgctttaatgatgttttttttttttttttttttttttttgaagatggaGTGTATTGTCTGTCAGGTGCACAAAAAGATCAAGTATGACAAAACCAACAACACGGCATGCCAAAAGTGTTAAATGCATCCGTGTTTATTATAGGATTAATTTGTTTATGATGGTGTTTTGAAGTCATTCCCATATTCCTGCACGCTACAGCACAACCTGGCGAGGATCCTTAATTAAGTTAAACATAGTCTGCTGATCCACCAACATGGTGAATAGCCTCTGCATGCCCCTGAGGACACTAATTCCCCGTGGCAGCCCGTGTCTCTCTCGACTAACTCCTCAGACGGGGGCTGGCAGTATGTCGCTGTCTATTGCACAGGTCGAAATCAATTATGTAGGGCTGGAGGTGAGTCCCGCTACAAGAGAAAGAGCCGAAGGGCCCATCCATAGGGAGACAGTTAATGTAATTGCTTTTCATCGGCTGTAATTGAAGCTCATTTCCTAGCCTGGGATTCAATCCTCAGCGAGCTATTTTTATATACCCCATGTTCTACAGCTCTGTGCATTGAGCGGGACTGTCACCAGTGTAGGACACACACAtgacagatgacacacacacacacacacacacacacatatataaatgtgtgcatgcacgcacatattCACACTCAAATGGCTTTAGAGTCTCTTGTGCTGGATAGGGGTCGGCGGCCATGGATTAAAAAGGAGATTACAGGCTTTTTGGAGATTCTGGGAAATTAGTTGCCGGGAAATGCCAGTGGGAGGGAAACTCTGTGGAGCTGATGGAGGCTCAGAGAGCTGCCGTGAGGGCCTGGGTCCTGTTACCGCCTCTGTGGGCAGAGGGGCGCTCCTGTCCCCCACGGACAGCCTGTTTTAGCTCCAGATAAATCTCCAGGGGACAGCTGAGGACGAAGGCCATCAGTCAGCACATTCCCAAACGCACACATCCATCCTTTCCAAGCAGCCAGCTCCCTGACTAAAAACTCCGTCGCACTGGGCCACATTCCTCACCTACCACAGCGTTAGGTAAGAACTGGTGGAATAAGGAGTTGTGAGAGGGCAAAGTAGGCCAGTGGCTGCCTCCCATGCACATTTGTTTAATTGCCACACCAATTCACTAGTTAGTTTGTGAAATTTTGACTCAGCAATATAGCTGTCTGAGCATGAGATTAATGCCAACAAGAAATCTCAAGGAGGTGCTGCGTCAAACAAACAGTCACTTCTGGATATTAGGTTGAGCATCTGCCTCTGATTCCCTCAATCATGTGTTTATCCTCAGGCTTATGGTTCAAAATGGTACAGAACATGATGCATCACTGACAAGGGCTTCTCTGTGAGTGCCTTGCCAACAGTTGTTAACCACAGCAATTAAATGAATTTGAGTATAAACtttcctgcagttttttttttgttttttgtttttttttggcagcttgGTTACCAGAAGCACCAGATAATTCTCAAGCGCTCGTGGCATGTGCGAGAGTCTCAGAGATTATGTTTATGTGGTCGTACGCCATTCATGCT
This genomic interval from Myripristis murdjan chromosome 19, fMyrMur1.1, whole genome shotgun sequence contains the following:
- the myoz1b gene encoding myozenin-1b; translation: MPLTTPVPPNKRKKANKIITDLSNISQDDDESDPEASEFDLGTKIKTPKDVMLEELSLLKNKGSKMFKMRQQRVEKFIVTNENLQNLQNLLMSPPTPPPKPEMPKEEVVEEKVDEQAEKERRRREYVRTYVSPWERAMKGNEELTATMRASMPGPILIHGDLPHFKSFNRTALPYGGYDKASKMLTFELPELNMTPEEPEPLPTLQADIRSRPSFNRTPIGWVCSEDSTHIHMDLDNIPFDGETDDL